Proteins from a genomic interval of Polaribacter sejongensis:
- the hflX gene encoding GTPase HflX: protein MIDEREVISEKAVLIGIISQKQDETQSTEYLDELEFLTLTAGGVAVKRFVQKMEKPNPKTFLGVGKLEEVRDYIESNHIGTAIFDDELSPAQIRNIEKVLDCKILDRTNLILDIFAQRAQTSSAKTQVELAQCQYLLPRLTRLWTHLDKQKGGIGMRGPGETEIETDRRIIRDKIFLLKQKLKTIDKQMGVQRKNRGKMVRVALVGYTNVGKSTLMNVISKSDVFAENKLFATLDTTVRKVVIKNIPFLLTDTVGFIRKLPTQLVESFKSTLDEVREADLLLHVVDISHPNFEDHIASVNSVLADIKCADKPSVMVFNKIDAYSHETIDEDDIVTEKGKEHYTLQDWKKTWMNDYDVDSIFISALNKDNLEDFKEKTYEEVKKIHIQRFPYNDFLYYEYKEEE from the coding sequence ATGATAGACGAACGCGAAGTAATATCGGAAAAAGCTGTTTTAATTGGAATTATATCTCAGAAACAAGATGAAACTCAATCTACAGAATACTTAGATGAATTAGAGTTTTTAACGCTTACTGCAGGTGGAGTTGCCGTAAAACGTTTTGTCCAAAAGATGGAAAAACCAAATCCTAAAACTTTTTTAGGTGTTGGTAAATTAGAAGAAGTTAGAGATTATATTGAATCGAATCATATTGGAACTGCCATTTTTGATGATGAATTATCTCCTGCTCAAATACGTAATATTGAAAAGGTTTTAGATTGTAAAATCTTAGATAGAACCAACTTAATCTTAGATATTTTTGCACAAAGAGCACAAACAAGCTCTGCAAAAACACAAGTAGAATTGGCTCAATGTCAATACTTATTACCACGTTTAACAAGATTATGGACACACCTTGACAAGCAAAAGGGTGGTATTGGTATGCGTGGACCTGGAGAAACAGAAATAGAAACAGATAGACGTATAATTAGAGATAAGATTTTTCTTTTAAAGCAAAAATTAAAAACCATTGACAAACAAATGGGTGTGCAACGTAAAAACCGTGGAAAAATGGTTAGAGTTGCTTTAGTTGGTTACACAAATGTTGGTAAATCTACCTTAATGAATGTAATTAGTAAGAGTGATGTATTTGCAGAAAACAAATTATTTGCAACTTTAGATACTACTGTTAGAAAAGTGGTTATTAAGAACATTCCATTTTTATTAACAGATACTGTTGGTTTTATTAGAAAACTACCTACACAATTGGTAGAATCTTTTAAATCTACGTTAGATGAAGTTAGAGAAGCAGATTTATTATTACATGTAGTAGATATTTCTCATCCAAATTTCGAAGATCATATTGCTTCTGTAAATTCTGTTTTAGCAGATATAAAATGTGCAGACAAACCTTCTGTTATGGTCTTTAATAAGATTGATGCATATTCTCATGAAACTATTGATGAAGATGATATTGTAACAGAAAAAGGTAAAGAGCATTATACATTACAAGATTGGAAAAAAACTTGGATGAATGATTATGATGTAGATTCTATTTTTATATCCGCTTTAAACAAAGATAATTTAGAAGACTTTAAAGAGAAAACCTACGAAGAAGTGAAGAAAATTCATATTCAACGTTTTCCTTATAACGATTTCTTATATTATGAATATAAAGAAGAAGAGTAA
- a CDS encoding VIT1/CCC1 transporter family protein: protein MNKSSTELVDHLEKHYIHRSNWLRAAVLGANDGILSTASLAIGVAAASDLREPVILATLAGLVAGALSMAAGEYVSVSSQTDIEYADIEREKVELEEMPELELQMLARIYEKRGLKKETALIVAEELTENDALAAHIRDELGINEISQANPIQAAVASGAAFTIGGLLPFLVTLFLPLENLEYYIYASSILFLMTLGALAAKAGGSNIKKAVLRITFWGTAAMGLTALAGYLFNVNI, encoded by the coding sequence ATGAACAAAAGCTCCACAGAATTAGTCGACCATTTAGAGAAACACTATATACATAGAAGTAATTGGTTAAGGGCAGCTGTTTTAGGAGCAAATGATGGAATTTTATCTACCGCAAGTTTGGCTATTGGTGTTGCTGCTGCTAGTGATTTAAGAGAACCTGTAATTCTAGCAACTTTAGCTGGTTTGGTTGCAGGCGCTTTATCTATGGCAGCAGGAGAATATGTTTCTGTAAGTTCTCAAACAGATATTGAATATGCAGACATTGAAAGAGAAAAAGTAGAATTAGAAGAAATGCCAGAACTTGAGTTACAAATGTTGGCAAGAATCTACGAAAAGAGAGGACTTAAAAAAGAAACAGCATTAATTGTTGCTGAAGAATTGACAGAAAATGATGCGTTAGCAGCACATATTAGAGATGAATTAGGTATTAATGAAATTAGTCAGGCAAATCCTATTCAAGCTGCAGTAGCATCCGGAGCGGCTTTTACAATTGGTGGCCTACTTCCTTTTTTGGTAACTCTTTTTCTGCCTTTAGAAAATTTAGAATACTACATTTACGCTTCTTCCATACTTTTTCTAATGACTTTAGGGGCATTAGCGGCTAAAGCAGGCGGTTCTAATATTAAAAAAGCAGTTTTAAGAATCACTTTTTGGGGTACAGCTGCTATGGGATTAACAGCCTTAGCTGGCTATTTATTTAATGTAAATATCTAA
- a CDS encoding CNNM domain-containing protein, translating into MTLLIIFATVSVFFSFLCSILEAVLLSITPTFINLKKKEGLEYAIQLEALKKDVDKPLIAILTINTVAHTVGAILVGVQAKVAYAEMYGTSTKTILGIKLTEDVMVGVVSTIMTILILVASEIIPKTIGATYWRQLANFTTKALNIMIFPLKWTGFIWVLQLTTKLIGGKGHGSVLSREGFLVMTEIAEKDGVFHENEGKVIRNLLGFKGIKVNDVMTPRSVLEIADESQTIETFYNEHKKLRYSRIPVFAENPDEITGYVLKDNLFEAIISGKGAETLASIKRNIIITDRDLSIADLFDKLIRQKEHIALVVDEYGSVSGLVSQEDVIETLLGLEIMDESDSVADLQAHAKNSWKNRIKKMGINDDKKEE; encoded by the coding sequence ATGACATTATTAATAATTTTCGCTACCGTTTCTGTTTTCTTTTCATTTTTGTGTTCTATTCTAGAGGCAGTTTTACTTAGTATTACACCAACTTTTATCAACCTAAAAAAGAAAGAAGGGTTAGAGTATGCAATACAGTTAGAGGCGTTAAAGAAAGATGTAGACAAACCCTTAATAGCAATCTTAACAATTAATACAGTTGCACATACTGTAGGGGCTATTTTAGTTGGTGTACAAGCAAAAGTTGCCTATGCAGAAATGTATGGTACTTCTACTAAAACTATTTTGGGTATTAAATTAACAGAAGATGTTATGGTGGGTGTTGTATCTACAATAATGACTATTTTAATTTTAGTTGCATCAGAAATTATCCCTAAAACAATTGGAGCCACTTATTGGAGACAGTTAGCTAATTTTACTACCAAGGCTTTAAATATTATGATTTTTCCTTTAAAATGGACAGGTTTTATTTGGGTTTTACAATTAACTACAAAATTAATTGGAGGCAAAGGACATGGCAGTGTTTTAAGTAGAGAAGGCTTTTTAGTAATGACAGAAATAGCTGAAAAAGATGGGGTTTTTCATGAAAACGAAGGTAAGGTTATTAGAAACTTATTAGGTTTTAAAGGGATTAAAGTAAATGATGTAATGACACCTAGATCTGTTTTAGAAATAGCAGATGAAAGCCAAACGATAGAAACTTTTTATAATGAGCATAAAAAATTACGTTATTCTAGAATTCCTGTTTTTGCTGAAAATCCAGATGAAATTACAGGATATGTTCTAAAGGATAATTTATTTGAAGCAATAATTAGTGGAAAAGGAGCAGAGACCTTAGCTTCTATAAAAAGAAATATTATAATTACAGACAGGGATTTATCGATTGCAGATTTATTTGACAAACTGATTCGACAGAAAGAACATATTGCGTTGGTTGTAGATGAATATGGTTCTGTAAGCGGACTTGTTTCTCAAGAAGATGTAATAGAAACTTTATTAGGTTTAGAGATAATGGATGAAAGTGACTCTGTTGCAGACTTACAAGCTCATGCTAAAAATTCTTGGAAAAACCGAATAAAAAAAATGGGAATAAATGATGATAAAAAGGAGGAATAA
- a CDS encoding DUF3078 domain-containing protein, with the protein MKKLSILFLLVLTSLSINGQTAEELKKEQAPKKAEIAKLQGEVKALQSKIDALPGWRKGAFGTIGGSFSGFNNWYSRTAPTATAGNIGITVNGFANLIKEDFFWRNSAAVNLGWVKLDEEGVPGDEDFEATTDVFTISSLYGKRLNKKWALSGLAEYRTTIIDNFNDPGYLDLGIGTTWTPTNNLVVVIHPGNYNFVFSSGDTVFESSLGAKVVADYTQKYGKLSVKSNLSMFQSYDTSDLSNWTFTNSFAYTIWKGIGVGFELGLRQNKQEALNNALDNAVVPTATFDNIDNKLQSYYLLGLSYAF; encoded by the coding sequence ATGAAGAAGTTATCAATTTTATTTTTATTGGTATTAACTAGTTTATCCATTAATGGACAAACAGCTGAAGAATTAAAAAAAGAACAAGCTCCTAAAAAAGCAGAAATTGCTAAATTACAAGGAGAGGTAAAAGCATTACAATCAAAAATTGATGCACTTCCAGGATGGAGAAAAGGTGCTTTTGGTACAATTGGAGGTAGTTTTTCTGGTTTTAATAACTGGTATTCTAGAACTGCACCTACAGCAACTGCTGGTAATATAGGTATTACAGTAAATGGTTTTGCTAATTTAATTAAAGAAGATTTTTTCTGGAGAAACTCTGCTGCGGTTAATTTAGGTTGGGTAAAACTAGATGAAGAAGGAGTTCCTGGAGATGAAGATTTTGAAGCTACTACAGATGTATTTACAATTAGCTCTTTATATGGTAAGAGATTAAATAAAAAATGGGCACTTTCTGGTTTAGCAGAATATAGAACCACAATTATAGATAATTTTAACGACCCAGGGTATTTAGATTTAGGTATTGGTACTACTTGGACACCAACAAATAATTTAGTGGTTGTTATACATCCAGGAAACTACAATTTTGTTTTTAGTAGTGGAGATACAGTTTTCGAATCTTCTTTAGGTGCTAAAGTTGTAGCAGATTACACACAGAAATATGGTAAACTAAGTGTAAAGTCTAATTTATCTATGTTTCAAAGCTATGATACATCAGATTTATCTAACTGGACATTTACAAACTCTTTTGCTTATACAATTTGGAAAGGAATTGGAGTTGGTTTTGAGTTAGGTTTACGTCAAAATAAACAAGAAGCTTTAAACAATGCTTTAGATAATGCTGTTGTTCCTACAGCTACTTTTGACAATATAGATAACAAATTACAATCTTACTATTTACTAGGTTTGAGTTATGCTTTTTAA
- a CDS encoding DUF3078 domain-containing protein, giving the protein MRRLLLLLLVLFSTSFYAQKKKKDTLPIPKWKINGKFSFVFNQSSFSNWSSGGENTVAGNLTVDYNFNYKKDNVNWDTRMITGYGISHFSEKGHRKTIDRFELNSLFGYKTSNYWFFSFLGNLKSQYSKGYNYTNEPKLVVSDFFSPAYLTFGPGMLWKRSDRLNINIAPSTARYTFVNDDFSGEFGVDEDSNTAFSLGFNLSGLYKFTLMDNIEMENILTMYSDYLNDVGNVDVDYQTNISFKVNKSIKMQMTFQTVIDDNASSSVQFREMFGLGLNYNFHQKVTY; this is encoded by the coding sequence ATGAGAAGATTATTACTTCTTTTACTCGTTCTTTTTTCTACTTCTTTTTATGCACAAAAAAAGAAGAAAGATACTTTACCCATTCCTAAATGGAAAATTAACGGTAAATTTAGTTTTGTTTTTAATCAATCTTCCTTTTCTAATTGGTCTTCTGGAGGAGAAAATACAGTTGCAGGAAATTTAACGGTAGATTATAATTTTAATTACAAAAAAGACAATGTAAACTGGGATACTAGAATGATAACAGGCTATGGTATTAGTCATTTTAGTGAAAAAGGGCATCGTAAAACAATTGATCGTTTTGAGTTAAATAGTTTATTTGGGTACAAAACATCTAATTATTGGTTTTTTTCGTTTCTAGGTAATTTAAAATCACAATATTCAAAAGGCTATAATTATACCAATGAACCTAAGTTGGTTGTTTCAGACTTTTTTTCACCTGCATATTTAACTTTTGGTCCTGGTATGTTATGGAAGAGATCAGATAGATTAAATATAAATATAGCGCCATCAACCGCAAGATATACTTTTGTAAATGATGATTTTTCAGGTGAATTTGGTGTTGATGAAGATAGTAATACCGCGTTTAGTTTAGGTTTTAACTTATCTGGACTTTATAAATTTACTTTGATGGATAATATTGAAATGGAAAATATTTTAACCATGTATTCAGATTATTTGAATGATGTTGGTAATGTGGATGTTGATTACCAAACAAATATTAGTTTTAAGGTAAATAAGTCTATAAAAATGCAAATGACTTTTCAAACAGTAATTGATGACAATGCTTCTAGTAGTGTTCAGTTTAGAGAAATGTTTGGTTTAGGTTTAAATTATAATTTCCACCAAAAAGTGACTTATTAA
- a CDS encoding DUF2480 family protein, which yields MQEEIINRVTNSKLKTFDLEEIYPEGKRVVFDVKDWLFQELILKEKDFRESVQNHDWSQYKNSFVAISCSVDAIIPSWAFMLVASELIPFANKVVIGDLELLETVLYQELIGFLDLKEFINAPVIIKGCANKPIPNSAYVFLIEKLQPVARSIMFGEACSTVPLYKIKK from the coding sequence ATGCAAGAAGAAATTATAAATAGGGTTACAAATAGTAAACTTAAAACCTTTGATTTAGAAGAAATCTATCCAGAAGGAAAAAGAGTGGTATTTGATGTTAAAGATTGGTTGTTTCAAGAGTTAATCTTAAAAGAAAAAGACTTTAGAGAATCGGTACAAAACCACGATTGGTCTCAATACAAAAATAGTTTTGTAGCTATTTCTTGTTCTGTAGATGCAATAATTCCTTCTTGGGCTTTTATGTTAGTGGCGTCAGAATTAATTCCGTTTGCAAATAAAGTGGTGATTGGAGATTTAGAGTTGTTAGAAACAGTTCTTTATCAAGAATTAATTGGTTTTTTAGATCTTAAGGAATTTATTAATGCACCAGTTATCATAAAAGGGTGTGCAAATAAGCCAATCCCTAATTCCGCTTATGTTTTTTTAATAGAAAAATTACAACCTGTAGCAAGGTCTATTATGTTTGGAGAAGCTTGCTCGACAGTGCCTTTATATAAAATTAAAAAATAA